The following coding sequences lie in one Crassostrea angulata isolate pt1a10 chromosome 10, ASM2561291v2, whole genome shotgun sequence genomic window:
- the LOC128164649 gene encoding fucolectin-1-like yields the protein MLVPSLIDCATLCARRSKCVSFFFNLLESLCQFDGKIYVSFDGGSAGFWSYYELEMTNVAAFKPVTMSSESNPPAHSPHYAVDDKVVKTIWAQECVHTKGELTPWVIIDLEATFDVEYVTLFNRIDEHGDRLRAISVYLGEVSGSFPVLCGGFDGPGEDAQVVHVVCNEPTSARFVKIQLSNSQTFFYPITLCEIRVLTFNA from the exons ATGTTGGTACCAAGCTTGATTGATTGTGCCACGCTTTGCGCTAGAAGAAGCAAATGCGTCTCATTCTTCTTCAACCTTTTGGAGTCCCTCTGCCAGTTCGATGGGAAGATATATGTATCATTTGACGGGGGCAGCGCTGGTTTCTGGAGCTATTACG AACTGGAGATGACGAATGTGGCAGCCTTCAAACCAGTTACAATGAGCTCTGAGAGTAACCCTCCCGCCCACTCCCCACATTATGCCGTGGATGACAAAGTAGTAAAAACAATATGGGCGCAGGAGTGCGTGCACACAAAGGGTGAACTTACCCCGTGGGTGATCATTGACTTAGAAGCCACCTTCGATGTTGAATACGTCACACTTTTTAACAGAATCGATGAACATG GTGACCGCCTTCGTGCTATCTCCGTTTATCTGGGTGAAGTAAGTGGTTCATTTCCGGTCCTCTGTGGGGGATTTGATGGTCCCGGAGAAGATGCCCAGGTTGTTCATGTTGTATGTAATGAACCGACAAGTGCACGGTTTGTCAAAATTCAACTGAGCAATTcccaaacatttttttaccctATAACTTTATGTGAAATTCGAGTTTTAACGTTTAATGCATAG
- the LOC128164648 gene encoding O-methyltransferase MdmC-like, whose amino-acid sequence MRLDPAYRKLQKLRDLVREQKVPSKISEEIDEVLDLMKSRMDYCEGISTHPSKDLQQLVHSTLNHQWQTAVDQGKLTEIPSTLMMSGNLEVQFLRSLASLGNVKRILELGMFTGCTALAFAESIPEDGQVVTCELDPYIADTARSFLDKSGCGKKVEIMKGPAKSSMEVLAQKKQQFDLIFIDADKPSYTTYYKMIWDLGLLAPNGTIVVDNVLFFGDPYTKEGFMGERGEGVTKFNEMVRQDGSVHKIMVPIRDGMFIIRRKTDVDGRK is encoded by the exons ATGAGACTGGACCCAGCTTACAGAAAGCTGCAGAAACTGAGGGACCTGGTGAGAGAACAGAAGGTCCCGTCTAAGATCAGCGAGGAGATAGATGAAGTCCTGGATCTGATGAAG AGTCGCATGGACTATTGCGAGGGAATTTCGACACATCCCAGCAAGGACCTCCAACAACTCGTGCACTCCACGCTAAATCACCAATGGCAGACAGCTGTTGACCAGGGAAAGTTGACCGAGATCCCCAGTACATTGATGATGTCTGGGAATCTGGAAG tccAGTTTTTGCGATCCCTGGCAAGCCTTGGTAACGTAAAGCGTATCCTAGAACTAGGTATGTTCACTGGGTGCACGGCGCTGGCATTCGCAGAGAGCATTCCAGAAGACGGACAGGTCGTGACCTGCGAACTTGACCCTTATATCGCTGACACTGCAAGGTCATTTTTGGACAAGTCGGGATGTGGGAAAAAAGTTGAAATCATGAAAG GTCCCGCCAAGTCATCGATGGAGGTTCTCGCTCAAAAGAAACAGCAGTTTGATCTAATCTTCATAGACGCCGACAAACCAAGCTATACCACCTACTACAAG ATGATCTGGGATTTAGGACTTCTGGCACCAAATGGGACCATAGTGGTGGACAATGTCCTGTTCTTTGGGGATCCGTACACAAAGGAGGGGTTTATGGGTGAACGAGGAGAAGGCGTTACCAAATTCAACGAAATGGTCAGACAGGACGGAAGTGTCCACAAG ATAATGGTGCCAATAAGAGACGGTATGTTCATTATACGGAGGAAGACGGACGTGGACGGCCGGAAGTAG